From the genome of Papaver somniferum cultivar HN1 chromosome 2, ASM357369v1, whole genome shotgun sequence, one region includes:
- the LOC113350455 gene encoding receptor protein kinase TMK1-like: MAADSPTLFSSSPNSTLDHAGHHGLSAPAIAGIVVAVVLVICVVVAVFCYFQRRKKRLEMLVRTGKGMQTLEASPQLANRMQPTEAGNAVRQPTIQLHNIEAGNCSSRVEGEFSFGFLQEVTQNFSEQNLLGEGAFGKVYRGKFPDGTEVAVERLNLILGVAGLMAFQAELSILKMTHRHLVSVIGFCNQGVEHLIVYEFMESGTLHQKLFEWIDTGGNPMSWDERIVVALDVAKGLHYLHSLSREAFVHRDVKCKNILLDRDMRAKISDYGLVKAMTDDEKSVVTKLAGTRGYLAPEYAMTGHLSIKADVYAFGIVLLELITGQTTVDDGQAGKNLAMRFRPVYKRGMENVRALVDRSLDPDAQGLNGGCEACNGVHAH, from the coding sequence ATGGCTGCTGATTCACCAACCTTATTTTCCTCTTCTCCCAATAGTACTCTAGATCATGCAGGACATCATGGGTTATCGGCACCTGCGATAGCTGGGATAGTGGTAGCAGTTGTACTTGTAAtttgtgttgttgttgctgtgttcTGCTACTTCCAGAGAAGGAAGAAGCGGTTGGAGATGCTAGTACGTACAGGCAAAGGAATGCAAACTTTGGAAGCTTCGCCCCAGCTGGCTAATCGGATGCAGCCTACAGAAGCTGGTAATGCTGTGCGCCAGCCCACTATTCAGCTGCACAACATCGAAGCTGGTAATTGCTCTTCAAGGGTGGAAGGCgagttttcctttggtttcctacaAGAGGTAACGCAAAACTTCAGTGAACAAAATTTGTTAGGCGAGGGGGCATTTGGGAAGGTCTATAGAGGGAAGTTTCCGGACGGGACCGAGGTTGCTGTTGAGAGGCTGAATCTCATATTAGGTGTAGCTGGGTTGATGGCGTTCCAGGCTGAGCTCTCCATTTTGAAGATGACACACAGACACCTCGTATCTGTGATTGGGTTCTGTAACCAAGGCGTTGAGCATCTGATTGTTTACGAATTCATGGAGAGCGGAACACTACACCAAAAGCTCTTTGAGTGGATTGACACTGGTGGCAACCCCATGAGCTGGGATGAGAGGATTGTAGTGGCGCTAGATGTGGCTAAGGGCTTGCACTACCTCCACAGTCTGTCCAGGGAGGCCTTTGTACACAGGGATGTAAAATGTAAAAATATCCTACTCGACAGGGATATGAGGGCCAAAATCTCGGATTATGGCCTGGTGAAGGCAATGACAGATGATGAGAAGTCGGTGGTGACCAAGTTAGCTGGAACTCGTGGATACCTTGCGCCTGAGTATGCAATGACTGGTCATTTGTCGATCAAAGCTGATGTGTATGCTTTTGGCATAGTTCTCTTAGAACTTATTACAGGTCAGACGACAGTGGATGATGGTCAGGCAGGGAAGAATTTGGCGATGCGCTTTCGTCCCGTCTACAAGAGGGGCATGGAGAATGTGAGAGCTTTGGTCGACCGGTCACTCGACCCGGATGCGCAGGGCCTTAATGGAGGCTGTGAGGCTTGCAATGGAGTGCACGCGCACTGA